A window from Candidatus Arthromitus sp. SFB-rat-Yit encodes these proteins:
- the mltG gene encoding endolytic transglycosylase MltG — protein sequence MRISWLSKILILIFSLLLCFVAYFVYNFQSINNRPFSSNVEIDVKEGDTLNNVINKLENQGKLRNSLFVKLSVKIFNYDTNIKPGQYSFGDDVSLGTVMAFLNKGRMPEFIKVTVPEGYSVEAMGELFEKSGLGFTKQDFLNEVKYYPLPKYVKNVDERRYMLEGFLFPDTYHFDKDSTPNTVIKIMLDKFETVLKELETELKVSIPEDKIDDIVTMASIVEREIIHDEERVKAASVFYNRLRIEMPLQSCATVIYALGKHKEVLYNSDLEVDSKYNTYKYSSLPIGPIASPGRESLKASISPIETNYLYFILNDETNYHYFFENYADFLRQKAIRDTTLAVKK from the coding sequence ATGAGAATATCTTGGCTATCTAAAATTTTGATTTTAATTTTTTCATTGTTATTATGTTTTGTTGCTTATTTCGTTTATAACTTTCAATCAATAAATAATAGACCATTCTCATCTAATGTAGAAATTGATGTTAAAGAGGGTGATACCTTAAACAATGTAATAAATAAGTTGGAAAATCAAGGTAAACTTCGAAACTCTTTATTTGTAAAACTTTCAGTTAAAATATTTAATTATGATACAAATATAAAACCGGGACAATACTCTTTTGGTGACGATGTTTCTTTAGGTACAGTTATGGCATTTTTAAATAAAGGAAGAATGCCTGAATTTATTAAGGTTACTGTACCTGAAGGATATTCTGTGGAAGCAATGGGAGAGTTATTTGAGAAGTCAGGATTAGGTTTTACAAAACAAGATTTTTTAAATGAAGTTAAATATTATCCATTACCAAAATACGTTAAAAATGTCGATGAGAGAAGATATATGTTGGAAGGATTTTTATTTCCAGATACTTATCATTTTGATAAAGATTCAACACCGAATACTGTAATAAAAATTATGCTTGATAAATTTGAAACAGTTTTAAAGGAATTAGAAACTGAATTAAAAGTTTCTATTCCTGAAGATAAGATAGATGATATTGTAACGATGGCATCTATTGTCGAGAGAGAAATTATACATGATGAAGAACGAGTAAAAGCTGCATCTGTATTTTATAACAGATTAAGAATTGAAATGCCCCTTCAGTCTTGTGCAACGGTTATATATGCTTTAGGAAAACATAAGGAGGTATTATATAATTCTGATTTGGAAGTTGATTCGAAGTATAATACATACAAGTATTCATCGCTTCCTATAGGGCCTATTGCATCACCAGGAAGGGAATCACTTAAAGCTTCGATAAGTCCAATTGAAACGAATTATCTATATTTCATATTAAATGATGAAACGAACTATCATTATTTCTTTGAAAATTATGCAGATTTCTTAAGACAAAAAGCAATAAGAGATACAACTCTTGCTGTAAAAAAATAA
- a CDS encoding YlbF family regulator produces MINIHDKAHELANSIKQMEEVKKLKEISEKIKADESLTSLLKELRDVQFLVFNEQRSEGKLEKETEEKFKIVSQKVMANPVVAEYVQYEQKVGIIVDDIMKILNEAFGIQSFV; encoded by the coding sequence ATGATTAATATTCATGATAAAGCTCACGAATTGGCAAATTCTATAAAACAAATGGAAGAAGTTAAAAAATTAAAAGAGATAAGTGAAAAGATTAAAGCAGATGAAAGTTTAACATCTTTGTTGAAAGAATTAAGGGATGTTCAATTTTTAGTATTTAATGAGCAACGTTCAGAAGGCAAATTAGAGAAAGAAACTGAAGAAAAATTTAAAATAGTATCTCAAAAAGTTATGGCTAATCCTGTAGTTGCTGAGTATGTTCAATACGAACAAAAAGTTGGTATAATTGTTGATGACATAATGAAGATATTAAATGAAGCTTTTGGCATACAAAGTTTTGTTTAA
- a CDS encoding ribonuclease J: MDLKTESKRNVVDSQNNYKTRDNYSKKDEAPKKEGTFKKEFNQQRKEKNFNRDSKKVQNSIKIIPLGGLNEVGKNITAIEYKNDIFVIDCGLKFPDDDMYGIDLVIPDISYLIKNKDRVKGIFLTHGHEDHLGAVPYILKQINVPVYGTRLTLGILSVKLKEHYIDYAKLNVVRPKDVIKFDNISMEFIKNNHSIPDAVSIAIHTPIGIVYHTGDFKVDFTPIDGEIADLGRIAELGRKGIICMLGESTNVEKPGFTISEKEIGRTFEDIFGKAKSRIIVATFASNVHRIQQIINAAAMYGKKVAISGRSMENITGVAKELGYIQFDDDVLIGIDEINRWAPDKIVIITTGTQGEPMSALARMASGDHKKVSIIPGDTVIFSATPIPGNEKLVSKVVNKLFKSGADVIYESKAKVHVSGHACQEELKLMLALAKPKFFIPIHGEFRHLNHHVELAESLGISRKNMLIMECGEIAEVKRNSISKIGTVPSGQIFVDGLGVGDVGNIVLKDRKHLSQDGVLTVVVTIDSQSGTIIAGPDIISRGFVYVRESEKLIDNVRELVREVLRECEEEGIMDWSTLKSNIKDTLRSFLYEKTKRRPMILPIIMEI; the protein is encoded by the coding sequence ATGGATTTAAAAACAGAATCAAAACGTAACGTTGTTGATTCTCAGAATAATTATAAAACTAGAGATAATTATTCTAAAAAGGATGAAGCACCTAAAAAGGAAGGCACTTTTAAAAAAGAATTTAATCAACAAAGGAAAGAAAAGAATTTTAATAGAGATTCGAAAAAAGTTCAGAATTCGATAAAAATTATACCGCTTGGTGGGCTTAATGAAGTTGGGAAAAACATAACAGCAATAGAATATAAAAATGATATTTTTGTTATAGATTGTGGATTAAAATTCCCTGATGATGATATGTATGGAATTGATTTGGTTATTCCAGATATAAGTTATTTGATAAAAAATAAGGACAGAGTTAAAGGAATATTTTTAACTCACGGGCATGAAGATCATTTAGGAGCTGTGCCGTACATATTAAAACAAATTAATGTTCCCGTGTATGGAACGAGGTTAACATTGGGAATACTATCTGTGAAGCTTAAGGAACATTACATTGATTACGCTAAATTGAATGTTGTGCGTCCTAAGGATGTTATTAAATTTGATAATATCAGCATGGAGTTTATAAAAAATAATCATAGCATTCCAGATGCGGTTTCGATTGCGATACATACACCAATTGGAATAGTTTATCATACTGGAGATTTTAAGGTTGATTTTACTCCTATAGATGGAGAAATTGCCGATCTAGGAAGAATTGCGGAGCTTGGAAGAAAAGGAATAATTTGTATGCTTGGTGAGAGTACGAATGTTGAAAAGCCAGGTTTTACAATTTCGGAAAAAGAGATCGGTAGAACTTTTGAAGATATATTTGGAAAAGCTAAATCTAGAATCATAGTTGCTACATTTGCGTCGAATGTCCATAGAATTCAACAGATAATTAATGCAGCTGCAATGTATGGGAAAAAAGTTGCAATATCTGGTAGAAGTATGGAAAACATAACAGGTGTTGCAAAAGAACTTGGATATATACAGTTCGATGATGATGTATTAATAGGAATAGATGAGATTAATAGGTGGGCTCCAGATAAGATTGTTATTATAACTACTGGAACTCAGGGAGAACCTATGTCTGCTCTTGCAAGAATGGCATCAGGTGATCACAAGAAGGTATCGATTATTCCAGGAGATACCGTTATATTTTCAGCTACTCCTATACCAGGAAATGAAAAGCTTGTTTCTAAGGTTGTAAATAAATTATTTAAGAGTGGTGCTGATGTTATATATGAATCTAAAGCTAAAGTTCATGTATCGGGGCATGCATGCCAAGAGGAGCTTAAATTAATGCTTGCTCTTGCAAAACCGAAATTCTTTATACCAATTCACGGGGAGTTTAGGCACCTAAATCATCATGTTGAGTTGGCAGAAAGTCTTGGTATTAGCAGAAAAAATATGTTAATAATGGAATGTGGAGAAATTGCCGAAGTAAAGAGAAATTCCATAAGCAAAATAGGGACTGTACCATCAGGTCAAATATTTGTTGATGGTCTTGGAGTTGGAGATGTAGGAAACATTGTACTTAAGGATAGAAAGCATTTGTCGCAAGATGGTGTTCTTACAGTTGTTGTTACTATAGATAGTCAGAGTGGAACAATAATTGCAGGTCCAGATATAATATCAAGAGGGTTTGTTTACGTGCGTGAATCTGAAAAATTAATTGATAATGTTAGAGAGTTGGTTAGAGAAGTTCTTCGTGAATGTGAGGAAGAAGGAATAATGGATTGGTCAACTTTAAAATCAAATATTAAAGATACACTCAGAAGCTTTTTATATGAAAAAACTAAACGACGCCCTATGATTTTACCAATTATAATGGAAATATAA
- a CDS encoding Fur family transcriptional regulator has translation MHRGLNDLEDIKIYLKSKGYKLTAQRECILNVIIENRNKHLTIDEIYNYVNEKNKTIGIATVYRTIVLFEELGVLSKLVFDGRVIRYELSSFDEEHTHHHLICVKCNKIMEVKEDLLENLEKRVEDKYKFEIIDHNLKILGICSECKNE, from the coding sequence ATGCATAGAGGATTAAATGATTTGGAAGATATAAAAATATACCTAAAGTCAAAAGGATATAAATTAACGGCTCAGAGAGAATGTATATTGAACGTAATAATCGAAAATAGGAATAAGCATTTGACAATTGATGAGATTTATAATTATGTAAACGAAAAGAATAAGACTATAGGGATTGCTACCGTTTATAGAACGATTGTATTATTTGAAGAATTAGGAGTTCTTAGTAAGTTAGTATTTGATGGTAGAGTAATTAGATATGAATTGTCTTCTTTTGATGAGGAACATACGCATCACCATTTGATTTGTGTTAAATGTAATAAAATTATGGAAGTTAAAGAAGATTTGTTAGAAAATTTAGAAAAGAGAGTTGAAGATAAATACAAATTTGAAATTATTGACCATAATTTAAAGATTCTAGGCATTTGTAGTGAATGTAAAAATGAATAG
- the ruvX gene encoding Holliday junction resolvase RuvX has translation MNYMGLDIGDKNIGIAISSGIIAQGIGTYRRSEYEKDISHINGIIRDNKIGKVIVGLPKNMNGSIGFQGEKVIRFCEDLKNILDEGIEIEFMDERLTTVLANNFMLEADMSRKKRKNIVDKIAAQIILQDYLNILNK, from the coding sequence ATGAATTACATGGGATTAGATATTGGTGATAAGAATATTGGGATTGCTATTAGTTCGGGAATAATAGCTCAAGGGATTGGTACATATAGGCGAAGTGAGTATGAAAAAGATATTTCTCACATCAATGGTATTATTAGAGATAATAAAATTGGTAAAGTTATCGTGGGATTACCTAAGAATATGAATGGCAGTATTGGATTCCAAGGAGAGAAGGTTATTAGGTTTTGTGAGGATCTAAAAAATATTTTGGATGAAGGTATTGAGATTGAGTTTATGGATGAAAGGTTGACTACGGTTTTAGCAAATAATTTTATGTTAGAAGCAGATATGTCTAGAAAAAAGAGAAAGAATATAGTTGATAAGATAGCAGCTCAAATAATTTTGCAGGATTATTTGAACATCTTAAATAAGTGA
- a CDS encoding IreB family regulatory phosphoprotein, whose translation MKYDRDLIESKFESVDQLNTKEILEEVYNSLEQKGYKPINQLVGYLISGDPTYITNYNGARALISKLERDEILEEVLKAYLKK comes from the coding sequence ATGAAGTATGATCGTGATTTGATCGAGAGTAAATTTGAATCTGTAGATCAATTAAATACCAAAGAAATACTAGAAGAGGTTTATAATTCTTTGGAGCAGAAAGGATATAAGCCTATCAATCAATTAGTAGGATATCTTATATCTGGTGATCCAACTTATATTACAAATTATAACGGTGCCAGGGCATTGATAAGTAAACTTGAGCGTGATGAGATATTAGAAGAAGTATTAAAAGCTTACTTAAAAAAGTAA
- the alaS gene encoding alanine--tRNA ligase yields the protein MKKYTYDDLRNLFIEFFKNKSHYVMSSFPLVPKDDDSLLLINAGMAPLKKFFTRAATPPSNRVTTCQKCIRTGDIDSVGKTARHCTFFEMFGNFSFGDYFKKDAIAYAWEFLTKVIEIPTDRLYISVYNEDDEAFDIWKKEIGIEEDRIFKIGKGDNFWEIGVGPCGPCSEIFYSFLDEKIDSKEKFLEFQDRGELFEIWNLVFTQFNKNENGVYETLKYKNIDTGMGLERLAIVTQGVKNVFETDLLKCLVDKVKSIANPSCKEDQLDYSSKVIADHSRSIAFLICDGVIPSNEGRGYVLRRLMRRSIRHAKLIGINKKFLNDIVSKVIDEYKNSYPELIERKEYISNIVDVEEDNFSKTLNNGMDILLNNYVKELENKNENVLSGSKAFKLYDTYGFPIELTEEILKERNITVDIDGFEAEMKSQQKKARDSRKTDNYLGNDLGVLNSTENYETEFVGYERLEIKSKIMDIIVDNSFSDEIMYKTKGFLISERTPFYPEMGGQIGDIGIIKSQNGTAKVISTQKNMQGQIYHVVEVLEGTIKKNDEILLIVDEPRRKSICRNHTATHLLQSALRSVLGNHVKQSGSYLDDKKLRFDFTHFKALTHDEIKRVEDMVNEYIYKQINVKTELMDIISAKEKGATCLFDEKYEDEVRVLSVDDFSMELCGGTHVTNTGFIGSFIITSESSVSSGVRRIEATTGSNVFDIVKSNRNILNQISSEVKVSSIGEIVNKVKSLVSDIKNKNSEILNLVSVISNAKLKEMDNIVENCKEKNGIKVVVNIFNDVDVNGLRDACANIRDKVECGVFMLATVINGKASVVCMANKKAIELGVDCGKLLKETLKLAGGSGGGRKEMAQGSATDIEKLKNAFNQLYEII from the coding sequence ATGAAAAAATATACTTATGATGATTTGAGAAATTTATTTATTGAGTTTTTTAAAAACAAATCACACTATGTAATGAGTAGCTTTCCTTTAGTGCCTAAAGATGATGATAGTTTATTGCTTATTAATGCAGGTATGGCACCTCTGAAAAAGTTTTTTACTCGTGCTGCAACTCCTCCATCTAATCGAGTTACAACATGTCAAAAATGTATAAGAACGGGAGATATTGATAGTGTTGGAAAGACTGCAAGACATTGTACTTTTTTTGAGATGTTTGGAAATTTTTCGTTCGGTGATTATTTTAAAAAAGATGCTATAGCTTATGCTTGGGAATTTTTGACTAAGGTTATTGAGATACCAACAGATAGATTGTACATAAGTGTTTATAATGAAGATGATGAGGCTTTTGATATTTGGAAAAAAGAAATTGGAATTGAAGAGGATAGAATTTTTAAAATTGGTAAAGGAGATAATTTTTGGGAAATTGGTGTTGGACCTTGTGGGCCTTGCTCAGAAATATTCTATTCTTTTTTAGATGAGAAAATAGATTCTAAGGAAAAATTTTTAGAATTTCAAGATAGAGGAGAACTTTTTGAAATATGGAATCTTGTGTTCACGCAATTTAACAAAAATGAAAATGGAGTGTATGAAACTTTAAAATACAAAAATATTGATACAGGTATGGGACTTGAAAGATTAGCTATCGTAACTCAAGGAGTTAAAAATGTTTTTGAAACAGACCTTTTAAAATGTTTAGTTGATAAAGTTAAGAGTATAGCTAATCCATCATGTAAGGAAGATCAATTAGATTATTCTTCAAAAGTAATTGCAGATCATTCTCGTAGTATAGCTTTTCTCATTTGTGATGGTGTGATACCTAGTAATGAAGGGCGTGGATATGTTTTGCGTCGATTGATGAGAAGAAGTATTAGACATGCAAAACTTATAGGTATCAATAAAAAGTTTTTGAATGATATAGTTTCTAAAGTTATTGATGAGTATAAAAATAGTTATCCAGAATTGATTGAAAGAAAAGAATATATAAGTAACATTGTTGATGTTGAGGAAGATAATTTCAGCAAAACTTTAAACAATGGGATGGATATTCTTTTAAACAATTATGTGAAAGAGTTGGAAAATAAAAACGAAAATGTCCTCTCAGGAAGTAAAGCGTTCAAATTGTATGATACATATGGATTCCCTATTGAATTAACTGAAGAGATATTAAAAGAGAGGAATATAACAGTTGATATTGATGGATTTGAAGCTGAGATGAAAAGTCAACAGAAGAAAGCACGAGATTCTAGAAAGACTGACAATTATTTAGGGAATGACCTCGGTGTTTTAAATTCAACTGAAAATTATGAAACAGAGTTTGTTGGGTATGAACGTTTAGAAATTAAATCCAAAATCATGGATATTATAGTTGATAATAGTTTTAGTGATGAAATTATGTATAAAACTAAAGGGTTTTTAATTTCTGAAAGAACTCCTTTCTACCCTGAAATGGGAGGTCAAATTGGAGATATAGGAATAATAAAATCTCAAAATGGAACCGCAAAAGTTATTTCAACGCAGAAAAATATGCAAGGGCAGATATATCATGTTGTGGAAGTTCTAGAGGGAACTATAAAGAAAAATGATGAAATCTTGCTTATTGTTGATGAACCTAGACGTAAATCTATTTGTAGAAATCATACAGCTACTCATTTGCTTCAAAGTGCACTTAGAAGTGTTTTGGGTAACCATGTTAAACAATCTGGTTCTTATTTAGACGATAAAAAGCTTAGATTTGATTTTACGCATTTTAAAGCTTTGACGCATGATGAAATAAAAAGAGTTGAAGATATGGTTAATGAGTATATCTACAAACAAATTAATGTAAAAACTGAACTTATGGATATAATATCAGCGAAAGAAAAAGGTGCGACTTGTTTGTTTGATGAAAAATATGAAGATGAAGTTAGAGTTCTTAGTGTGGATGATTTTAGTATGGAGTTATGTGGTGGAACGCACGTTACTAATACGGGATTTATTGGAAGTTTTATTATAACTAGTGAGAGTTCTGTATCGTCAGGAGTAAGAAGAATAGAGGCAACTACAGGGAGTAATGTGTTTGATATTGTGAAATCTAATAGAAATATTTTAAATCAAATTTCGTCAGAGGTTAAAGTTTCATCGATTGGTGAAATTGTAAATAAAGTTAAAAGTTTAGTATCAGATATAAAAAATAAAAATAGTGAAATACTAAATTTAGTTTCAGTAATATCAAATGCGAAATTGAAGGAAATGGATAATATTGTTGAAAATTGCAAAGAGAAAAATGGTATAAAGGTAGTCGTTAATATTTTTAATGATGTAGATGTCAATGGGCTTAGAGATGCTTGTGCTAATATAAGAGATAAAGTAGAGTGTGGAGTTTTTATGCTTGCGACTGTGATAAATGGGAAAGCAAGTGTTGTTTGTATGGCAAATAAAAAAGCGATTGAGCTTGGAGTTGATTGTGGAAAGTTACTAAAAGAAACTTTGAAATTAGCCGGTGGAAGTGGAGGCGGAAGAAAAGAAATGGCACAAGGATCTGCAACTGATATCGAAAAGCTTAAAAATGCTTTTAATCAATTATATGAAATTATTTAA